Proteins from a single region of Cytophagaceae bacterium:
- a CDS encoding nucleoside-diphosphate kinase, giving the protein MANNRTYSMVKPHAVADGHIGGILKMIEEAGFRIVALKKTKLSPEQAGKFYAVHAERPFYNDLCQMMSVGPIVAMILEKEDAVADFRALIGSTDPAEAAEGTIRKAFANSKSENAVHGSDSDENAAIESSFFFSETERY; this is encoded by the coding sequence ATGGCGAATAACAGAACATACTCTATGGTAAAACCACACGCTGTGGCCGATGGCCATATTGGTGGTATATTAAAAATGATTGAAGAGGCAGGCTTCAGAATTGTGGCTTTGAAAAAAACCAAACTTAGCCCCGAACAGGCCGGGAAATTTTATGCTGTTCATGCCGAAAGGCCTTTTTATAACGATTTGTGCCAAATGATGTCTGTCGGTCCTATAGTTGCGATGATATTGGAAAAAGAAGATGCAGTGGCTGATTTCAGGGCCTTAATTGGCTCTACCGATCCTGCAGAGGCGGCAGAAGGCACTATCAGAAAAGCATTTGCCAATTCAAAAAGCGAAAATGCCGTTCATGGTTCTGATTCTGACGAAAACGCAGCTATTGAAAGCTCGTTTTTCTTTAGTGAAACAGAAAGATATTGA
- a CDS encoding bifunctional oligoribonuclease/PAP phosphatase NrnA has translation MTDFFTKDKEKLSLFNNWLKNAGNVVVTSHQNPDGDAFGSTLGLYCFLQKLGIEQITFISPTDFADFIAWMPNADKILVYNQENKAIADEIISTADLIFCLDYSSVSRMKEMKDAVLGSKAKKIVIDHHELPEDFGDLYYWDQHASSASELVYNMIVELGQEDKIDLDAATCIYTGMLTDTGSFRFPSTSPSVHRIAARLLELGVVPSEINRNLFDKNPEAKLQFLGYVLNKKMTHLPEFRTCFFSVTEKELKKYDSRTGDTEGIVNYGLQIEGVVMAAIFIEKEGMIKISFRSVHDFSVADIARDYFEGGGHKNAAGGKSYLSLEQTVEKFVNLLPFYKKTLALQPK, from the coding sequence ATGACTGATTTTTTCACAAAAGATAAAGAGAAATTAAGCCTTTTTAATAATTGGCTAAAAAATGCCGGTAATGTGGTAGTAACCAGCCACCAAAACCCTGATGGTGATGCTTTTGGTTCTACTTTAGGATTATATTGTTTTCTCCAAAAACTTGGAATCGAGCAAATTACCTTTATTAGTCCTACTGACTTTGCTGATTTTATCGCCTGGATGCCTAATGCCGATAAAATATTGGTTTATAATCAGGAAAATAAGGCGATTGCAGATGAAATAATAAGTACTGCCGACCTTATTTTTTGTCTTGATTATTCATCTGTTTCCAGGATGAAAGAAATGAAAGATGCGGTATTGGGGTCAAAGGCTAAAAAGATAGTAATAGACCACCATGAACTGCCCGAAGACTTTGGAGACTTGTATTATTGGGATCAACACGCTTCATCGGCTTCTGAATTGGTTTATAATATGATAGTCGAACTGGGTCAAGAGGATAAAATTGACCTTGATGCCGCCACTTGCATCTATACCGGAATGCTTACCGACACCGGATCATTCAGATTTCCTTCAACCAGCCCTTCAGTTCACCGTATTGCCGCCAGGTTATTGGAGCTTGGAGTTGTGCCAAGTGAAATAAACCGGAATCTTTTTGATAAAAATCCTGAAGCCAAACTTCAGTTTTTGGGTTATGTTTTGAACAAAAAAATGACCCACTTGCCCGAATTCAGAACTTGCTTTTTTAGTGTCACTGAAAAAGAACTTAAAAAATATGATTCCAGAACCGGAGATACAGAAGGCATAGTAAATTACGGTTTGCAAATAGAAGGAGTGGTTATGGCTGCAATTTTTATTGAAAAAGAAGGTATGATAAAAATATCTTTCAGGTCTGTTCACGATTTTTCTGTTGCAGATATTGCCCGCGATTATTTTGAAGGTGGGGGACATAAAAATGCTGCCGGAGGGAAATCGTATCTTTCTTTGGAACAAACTGTTGAGAAATTCGTAAATTTGCTGCCGTTTTACAAAAAAACGTTGGCCTTACAACCAAAATAA
- a CDS encoding FKBP-type peptidyl-prolyl cis-trans isomerase, producing the protein MKLKTSIMVLVATAAIWGCDKFKVTTTKDGDRLLVHEKGKSGKVGKDGDILTFDLVIKSDKDSVIKDSYKEGQAFIMPIQKGQFKGSFESALYHIGEGDSTTVLVSSDSLFKLMNQPLAPGITKGSDLKFTVKMHKVQTRAEFDKDLLDKKNNEPKEIEAYVAKNLKNAQKTVDGIYYVENTVGTGATPVVGNLVNVQYVGKFLNGKVFDKSTPENPFEFPVGEGRVIAGWDKILMTMKKGGKTTVVIPSVLAYGEQGVGPIQPNTPLVFEITLNDVKQK; encoded by the coding sequence ATGAAATTAAAAACTAGTATAATGGTGTTGGTAGCTACTGCCGCCATTTGGGGATGTGATAAGTTTAAAGTTACCACCACAAAAGACGGTGACAGATTGCTGGTACATGAAAAAGGAAAATCAGGAAAAGTTGGAAAGGATGGCGATATCTTAACATTTGACCTCGTGATAAAATCAGATAAAGATTCAGTAATCAAAGACAGCTATAAAGAAGGGCAAGCTTTTATTATGCCAATACAAAAAGGACAATTTAAGGGTTCATTTGAAAGTGCTCTTTATCATATTGGTGAAGGAGACAGCACTACGGTTTTAGTAAGCTCAGATTCATTGTTTAAGCTTATGAACCAACCACTTGCTCCGGGAATCACGAAAGGTTCAGATTTGAAATTTACAGTGAAAATGCATAAGGTACAGACCAGAGCCGAATTTGACAAAGATCTCTTGGATAAGAAAAACAATGAACCAAAAGAAATTGAAGCTTATGTGGCAAAAAATCTGAAAAATGCTCAAAAAACAGTTGATGGAATTTATTATGTTGAAAATACAGTAGGTACCGGGGCAACGCCCGTAGTAGGTAATCTCGTAAATGTTCAATATGTAGGTAAGTTTTTAAACGGAAAGGTATTTGACAAATCGACTCCTGAAAACCCATTTGAGTTTCCGGTTGGTGAAGGTCGAGTTATTGCCGGTTGGGACAAAATCCTGATGACAATGAAAAAAGGCGGAAAAACTACAGTTGTAATTCCTTCGGTATTAGCCTATGGAGAACAGGGTGTAGGCCCGATTCAGCCAAATACACCTTTGGTTTTTGAAATTACCCTGAATGATGTAAAACAGAAATAA
- a CDS encoding FKBP-type peptidyl-prolyl cis-trans isomerase, translating to MNKFKLTGLIAIVAFSLTSCLNKFVESDLDALYEEEATKILQYGLDNSITLTKDNSSGIYYRITKPNATGLLPSSAYEFHIAYSLKNLAGTLIGQKEAKDSVIVNYYRSNVFTGFLFSMFLLKEGEKGQFFIPSQLAYGDNPPSGVAKNEIIVAEIEMINMLTEDERIESFIKKKNYTVTYKSDQGLRVIKLSENPTADTVKTGDLVQVKYKGMFLNETAFDNGATPFSFTIGSNSSIKGFEAGILKLRKGEKAKLVFPSSLGYGTTGSGSSIPPYTPLLFDVELSKINGN from the coding sequence ATGAATAAATTTAAGTTAACAGGATTAATTGCTATTGTGGCATTTTCGCTTACTTCTTGTCTCAACAAATTCGTTGAGTCGGATTTGGATGCACTTTATGAAGAAGAAGCAACTAAAATTTTACAATACGGTTTGGATAATTCTATTACCTTAACAAAAGATAACAGTTCTGGTATTTACTACAGAATTACGAAGCCTAATGCAACAGGGCTGTTGCCTTCATCAGCCTATGAGTTTCATATCGCCTATTCACTTAAAAATTTGGCAGGCACACTTATTGGTCAGAAAGAAGCTAAAGATTCGGTGATTGTCAATTATTACAGAAGCAATGTATTTACCGGTTTTCTATTTTCAATGTTTTTATTGAAAGAAGGTGAAAAAGGTCAGTTTTTTATCCCAAGTCAACTCGCTTATGGTGATAATCCACCGTCGGGAGTTGCAAAAAATGAGATAATTGTTGCTGAAATTGAAATGATAAATATGTTGACTGAGGATGAAAGGATTGAAAGTTTTATCAAAAAGAAAAACTATACAGTTACTTATAAATCAGATCAGGGTTTAAGAGTTATTAAACTTTCGGAAAACCCTACAGCTGACACCGTAAAAACTGGTGATTTGGTTCAGGTAAAATACAAAGGGATGTTTTTAAATGAAACTGCTTTTGATAATGGAGCCACCCCTTTTAGCTTTACGATTGGTTCAAATTCTTCTATTAAAGGTTTCGAAGCCGGAATTCTAAAATTGAGAAAAGGAGAAAAAGCTAAATTAGTGTTTCCATCGTCACTCGGATATGGTACAACCGGAAGCGGATCATCAATTCCGCCATATACACCTTTACTTTTCGATGTAGAATTGTCAAAAATTAATGGAAATTAA
- the leuB gene encoding 3-isopropylmalate dehydrogenase, with translation MNLNIAKLAGDGIGPEVVAQAEKVCNAIAKKYNHTINWTSALTGAAAIDAVGNPYPDETHEICMKADAVLFGAIGLPRFDNDPSNPVRPEQGLLAMRKKLGLYANIRPTLVFPSLLHKSPLKQELIEKVDFVCIRELTGGIYFGDKGRNETRDRAWDVCEYTREEVERIIRLAYSYAMARKKKLTIVDKANVLETSRLWREVGQQLEKEYPEVKTEYLLVDAAAMRIIQWPDGFDVMVTENMFGDILTDEASVISGSMGLMPSASIGLHTSVFEPIHGSYPQATGLNIANPIGTVLSAAMMFEYAFKLMDEANEIKEVVNKSLAEGIVTEDIAGKDKAYGTSEVGDWLAAQIK, from the coding sequence ATGAACTTAAACATTGCAAAATTGGCCGGTGACGGAATCGGCCCGGAAGTAGTTGCACAGGCAGAAAAAGTATGTAATGCCATAGCAAAAAAATATAATCACACCATCAATTGGACATCGGCACTTACCGGTGCTGCAGCAATTGATGCAGTAGGTAATCCATACCCCGACGAAACCCATGAAATCTGCATGAAAGCAGACGCCGTGCTTTTCGGAGCAATTGGTTTGCCTCGTTTTGATAATGACCCATCCAATCCTGTTAGACCTGAGCAGGGCTTATTGGCTATGCGTAAAAAACTTGGATTATATGCCAATATTCGCCCTACTCTGGTATTTCCGTCGCTTTTACATAAATCACCTCTGAAACAAGAATTGATTGAGAAAGTGGATTTTGTTTGTATCAGAGAGCTTACCGGTGGGATATACTTTGGTGATAAAGGCCGCAACGAAACCCGAGACAGAGCATGGGATGTATGTGAATATACCCGTGAAGAAGTTGAACGTATCATCAGATTGGCATATAGCTATGCTATGGCCCGTAAAAAGAAACTTACCATTGTTGATAAAGCCAACGTTCTGGAAACTTCCAGACTTTGGAGAGAAGTAGGCCAACAATTGGAAAAAGAATATCCTGAAGTAAAAACCGAATATTTATTGGTTGATGCAGCAGCTATGCGTATCATCCAATGGCCTGATGGTTTTGACGTAATGGTGACTGAAAACATGTTTGGCGATATTTTGACTGATGAGGCTTCAGTTATCTCAGGTTCAATGGGTTTGATGCCTTCTGCTTCAATCGGTTTACACACATCTGTGTTTGAGCCCATTCATGGTTCATACCCTCAGGCAACAGGTTTAAACATAGCCAACCCTATCGGCACAGTGCTTTCGGCAGCAATGATGTTTGAATATGCCTTTAAATTAATGGATGAAGCAAATGAAATAAAAGAAGTAGTAAACAAATCGCTAGCTGAAGGAATTGTTACAGAAGACATTGCCGGCAAAGACAAAGCCTATGGTACAAGTGAAGTAGGTGATTGGTTAGCTGCTCAAATAAAGTAA
- a CDS encoding 2-isopropylmalate synthase, with translation MDTTLRDGEQTSGVSFSAIEKLTAAQLLLEEVKVDRLEVASAKVSDGELEAVKKITDWAKTKGYLEKIEVLTFVDGDASINWMERAGARVMNLLTKGSLNHLTHQLKKSPEQHFSEIKEVVLKAKEKGIKVNIYLEDWSNGMRHSEDYVFQHLDYCIKLPIERILLPDTLGILTPKESYDFVKKVVDRYPGIHFDFHAHNDYDLSVANVMQAVRAGAHGLHLTVNGLGERAGNAPLSSSVAVLKDFMPEITFNVDEKSLYRISRVIEGYAGIRIPPNKPIVGESVFTQTAGIHADGDKKNNLYVSNLSPDRFGRKTLYALGKSSGKANIEQNLKMLGITLPDEDLKKVTNRIIALGDKKESVTREDLPYIIADVLNNQQVEEKIKILNYVLTHSRGLKPTASVLVDFEGEIFEENSFGDGQYDAFMNALKKVFKTKNRTLPDLIDYMVRIPPGGRTDALCETIITWKTETREMKTRGLDSDQTVSAIEATVKMLNLI, from the coding sequence ATGGACACTACGCTCCGTGATGGGGAGCAAACCAGCGGAGTATCTTTTTCTGCAATAGAAAAACTTACTGCTGCTCAGCTTCTTTTAGAGGAAGTGAAGGTAGATCGTCTCGAAGTGGCATCGGCAAAAGTTTCCGATGGTGAATTGGAAGCAGTCAAAAAGATTACTGATTGGGCCAAAACCAAGGGGTATCTTGAAAAAATCGAAGTTTTGACTTTTGTTGATGGCGACGCCTCTATCAATTGGATGGAAAGGGCAGGTGCAAGGGTAATGAATCTTTTAACCAAAGGCTCACTCAATCACCTTACACACCAGCTTAAGAAATCGCCGGAACAACATTTTTCAGAAATAAAAGAAGTTGTATTGAAAGCCAAAGAAAAGGGAATCAAGGTAAATATTTACCTGGAAGACTGGAGCAATGGCATGCGGCACTCCGAAGATTATGTTTTTCAACATCTCGACTATTGCATCAAACTTCCGATTGAAAGAATTCTTCTTCCTGATACCTTAGGAATTTTGACACCCAAAGAAAGCTATGATTTTGTAAAAAAAGTTGTTGATCGATATCCGGGAATACATTTTGATTTTCATGCTCACAATGACTATGACCTCAGTGTCGCCAATGTGATGCAAGCCGTGAGGGCTGGTGCTCATGGATTGCATCTTACCGTCAATGGTTTGGGAGAAAGAGCCGGAAATGCACCTCTATCGAGCTCTGTGGCGGTTTTGAAAGATTTTATGCCTGAAATAACGTTCAATGTAGATGAAAAGTCATTGTACCGTATCAGTAGGGTCATAGAAGGTTATGCCGGTATCAGGATTCCGCCCAATAAACCTATCGTAGGGGAAAGTGTTTTTACCCAGACCGCCGGGATTCATGCCGATGGCGATAAGAAAAACAACCTTTACGTAAGCAATCTTAGCCCCGATAGATTTGGCAGAAAAACGCTCTACGCATTGGGAAAATCATCAGGTAAAGCCAACATTGAGCAAAATCTCAAAATGTTAGGTATAACTTTACCAGATGAAGACCTTAAAAAAGTTACTAACAGGATTATCGCTCTTGGCGACAAAAAAGAATCAGTTACCCGCGAAGACCTTCCTTATATAATTGCCGATGTACTTAACAATCAGCAGGTAGAAGAGAAAATCAAAATCCTGAACTATGTGCTTACACATTCCAGAGGACTAAAGCCCACGGCAAGTGTTCTGGTGGATTTTGAAGGGGAGATTTTTGAAGAAAACTCATTTGGTGATGGCCAATATGATGCCTTTATGAATGCCCTTAAAAAAGTTTTTAAAACAAAAAACCGTACTCTACCTGATCTAATTGATTATATGGTGCGTATCCCTCCTGGTGGTCGGACAGACGCCCTTTGTGAAACCATAATAACCTGGAAAACTGAAACCCGTGAAATGAAAACCCGGGGGCTGGATTCCGACCAAACGGTATCTGCAATAGAGGCTACAGTAAAAATGCTCAATTTGATTTAG
- the leuD gene encoding 3-isopropylmalate dehydratase small subunit: protein MAYDKFTVLQSSCVPLPLENVDTDQIIPARFLKATKREGFGDNLFRDWRYNNDDSPKADFVLNNSTYSGKILVAGRNFGSGSSREHAAWAIYDYGFRCVISSFFADIFKGNALNIGILPVTVSAEFLDKIFQAIEADSNAEVTVDLPAQKVTIVATGESESFDINGYKKHNMINGFDDIDYLQSLKSEIGVFETTRPF from the coding sequence ATGGCATACGATAAATTTACGGTATTGCAGTCATCATGCGTACCACTTCCACTTGAAAACGTGGACACCGACCAGATAATCCCGGCTCGCTTTCTGAAAGCGACCAAACGCGAAGGATTTGGTGACAACCTCTTCCGTGACTGGAGATACAACAATGATGATTCTCCCAAGGCTGATTTTGTTCTTAACAATTCCACCTACTCTGGGAAAATCCTAGTAGCGGGTCGTAACTTTGGTTCCGGTTCAAGCCGTGAACATGCTGCCTGGGCTATTTATGATTATGGCTTCCGTTGTGTTATCAGCTCTTTCTTTGCTGATATTTTCAAAGGAAACGCACTTAACATCGGAATTTTGCCGGTCACTGTTTCTGCCGAATTTCTAGATAAGATCTTCCAAGCCATCGAGGCCGACTCCAATGCCGAGGTAACGGTAGATTTGCCCGCTCAAAAAGTGACGATTGTGGCTACCGGTGAGAGCGAAAGCTTTGACATTAATGGCTATAAAAAGCACAATATGATAAATGGTTTTGATGATATAGACTATCTTCAATCCCTGAAATCAGAAATCGGAGTATTTGAAACAACAAGACCATTTTAA
- the leuC gene encoding 3-isopropylmalate dehydratase large subunit: MSKTLFDKVWDAHVVKKIEDGPDVVFIDRHFIHEVTSPVAFLGLESRGIGVKYPNRTFATADHNTPTINQHLPVADPLSANQLNALESNSAKFGISHWGLGHEKNGIVHVVGPENGITLPGMTIVCGDSHTSTHGAFGAIAFGIGTSEVEMVLSSQCIMQPKPKKMRITVNGKLGKAVTPKDVTLYIIAQISAAGATGYFAEYAGEVFDNMSMEGRMTVCNMSIEMGARGGMIAPDETTFAYLKGRELSPKGEAWDKLVDYWKTLKTEEGAEFDLELVYDAANIEPQITYGTNPGLGTGISKSVPKASEVIDGEASYKKSLNYMGFNEGDSLIGTHVDYVFLGSCTNGRIEDFRAFASIVKGKKKADNVTAWLVPGSHIVEAQIKEEGILDILTDAGFALRQPGCSACLAMNDDKIPAGKLAVSTSNRNFEGRQGPNSRTMLASPLVAAAAAVTGKVTDPREFL, encoded by the coding sequence ATGTCAAAAACATTGTTCGACAAAGTGTGGGATGCCCACGTAGTCAAAAAAATTGAAGATGGTCCCGATGTAGTGTTTATCGACCGTCATTTTATTCATGAAGTGACCAGTCCGGTAGCATTTTTGGGTCTTGAAAGCAGAGGAATTGGGGTGAAATACCCAAATCGCACTTTTGCTACTGCCGACCATAATACACCAACAATTAATCAGCACCTACCGGTAGCGGATCCACTTTCGGCCAATCAGCTGAATGCTCTCGAATCTAATTCTGCCAAATTTGGAATTTCTCATTGGGGTCTTGGTCATGAGAAAAACGGTATCGTTCACGTAGTTGGGCCTGAAAACGGCATCACCTTACCGGGAATGACTATTGTTTGTGGTGACTCACACACCTCTACGCATGGTGCGTTTGGTGCCATTGCCTTTGGTATTGGTACTTCTGAAGTTGAAATGGTGCTTTCGTCTCAGTGTATCATGCAGCCTAAGCCTAAAAAAATGAGAATCACCGTTAATGGTAAACTAGGCAAAGCCGTAACTCCAAAAGATGTAACGCTGTACATTATCGCACAAATATCTGCTGCAGGGGCTACGGGTTATTTTGCCGAATACGCCGGGGAGGTTTTTGATAACATGAGCATGGAGGGTCGTATGACTGTTTGTAATATGTCGATAGAAATGGGAGCTCGGGGAGGAATGATAGCTCCGGATGAGACAACTTTCGCCTACCTTAAAGGCCGGGAACTATCTCCAAAAGGTGAAGCCTGGGACAAATTGGTGGATTATTGGAAAACCCTGAAAACCGAAGAGGGTGCTGAATTTGACCTTGAATTAGTTTATGATGCTGCCAATATTGAGCCTCAGATAACTTATGGTACTAATCCAGGTCTGGGAACCGGTATTTCTAAGTCGGTACCAAAAGCCTCAGAAGTGATTGATGGTGAAGCATCTTACAAAAAATCGTTAAACTATATGGGCTTCAATGAAGGCGATAGCCTGATTGGCACCCACGTAGATTATGTGTTTTTAGGAAGCTGTACCAACGGCCGTATCGAAGACTTCCGGGCTTTTGCTTCAATTGTAAAAGGTAAGAAAAAAGCCGATAATGTTACAGCGTGGTTGGTTCCGGGCTCACACATTGTGGAGGCTCAAATCAAAGAAGAAGGGATTCTTGACATTCTGACAGATGCCGGTTTTGCATTGCGTCAACCGGGTTGCTCGGCATGTTTGGCTATGAACGACGATAAAATTCCTGCAGGAAAGCTAGCTGTTTCGACTTCAAACCGAAACTTCGAAGGCCGTCAGGGACCCAATAGCCGTACCATGCTGGCGTCTCCTTTAGTAGCTGCAGCAGCTGCAGTGACTGGTAAAGTGACAGATCCAAGGGAGTTTTTATAA
- a CDS encoding PQQ-binding-like beta-propeller repeat protein, with translation MKKILFATAIISLVVIFGFQNSDPVFGSNENWADYLGGPDRNHYSHLTQINQENVKNLKVAWEYSMPDSGQIQANPLIIDGVLYGVTSSVQAFALDAATGKQIWRFGDPLKNWASTSRGVAFWQKGKDKRILYTAGPNLWALDAITGKPIDSFGDQGKVDLHTGLPEIAKDKFLISNTPGTVFENLIFMPTRVSEDPDAAPGDIRAFDVVSGKLVWTFHTIPYPGEIGYETFPKNAYKNEGIGGVNNWAGMAVDKERGILFVPTGSASYDFYGGNRHGKNLYSNCLLALEARTGKLLWHFQFVHHDLWDRDLPAPPNLITLTKNGKKIDAVAQITKQGFVYVFDRITGKSLFPIKEIPVAASKLPGEKAWPTQPRPTLPLPFARQSNILTEKDISPYAENRKELVSLFKSYKKGWFDAPSREGNVIFPGYDGGGEWGGAAVDPKGVMYVNSNEMAWIQVMKPVENTSGLPMGEKTYKTYCQSCHEQDMEGNVESGYPSLIKISSKYDKKAIINLINSGKGMMPGFGFVTKQEKDALVAFLYNEEKKEVGNATQQLSKKAGIKFRMTGYNKFLDNRGLPAIAPPWGTLNAIDLNTGKKLWKIPFGDEPLLMKEGIYNTGTENYGGPVITASGLLIIAATKDANLRVFEAKTGKLLLKKPLPAAAFATPATYMINGKQYIAIACGGTKLGTPKGNKYVAFAVE, from the coding sequence ATGAAAAAAATTTTATTTGCAACTGCAATCATTTCTTTGGTTGTGATCTTTGGATTCCAAAATTCTGACCCTGTATTTGGTTCAAATGAAAACTGGGCTGATTACCTGGGAGGTCCTGACCGAAATCATTATTCGCATTTAACCCAGATCAATCAGGAAAATGTCAAAAACCTCAAAGTCGCATGGGAATATTCTATGCCTGACTCAGGGCAAATTCAGGCCAATCCATTAATAATTGATGGTGTTTTGTACGGTGTAACTTCTTCTGTACAGGCTTTTGCTCTGGACGCTGCTACCGGAAAGCAAATTTGGCGGTTTGGTGATCCGCTGAAAAATTGGGCCAGCACAAGTCGGGGAGTGGCTTTTTGGCAAAAAGGGAAAGACAAAAGAATACTTTACACCGCCGGACCCAATCTCTGGGCCCTGGATGCAATTACCGGTAAACCAATAGATAGTTTTGGAGACCAGGGAAAAGTTGACCTGCACACCGGCTTGCCTGAAATCGCCAAAGATAAGTTTTTGATCTCCAATACCCCTGGTACAGTTTTCGAGAACCTGATTTTCATGCCAACACGAGTGTCTGAAGATCCGGATGCAGCTCCGGGGGATATTCGGGCTTTTGATGTGGTTTCCGGAAAATTGGTTTGGACCTTCCATACTATTCCGTATCCGGGAGAAATAGGATATGAGACTTTCCCTAAAAATGCATACAAAAATGAGGGTATTGGCGGGGTAAACAACTGGGCAGGTATGGCTGTTGACAAAGAGAGGGGGATTCTTTTTGTTCCAACCGGTTCGGCTTCTTATGACTTTTATGGTGGAAACAGGCACGGCAAAAACCTGTATTCCAATTGTCTTTTGGCCCTGGAAGCCCGCACCGGAAAGCTGCTTTGGCATTTTCAGTTCGTACATCACGATCTTTGGGATCGGGATCTTCCTGCTCCCCCTAATCTCATCACATTAACAAAAAATGGCAAAAAAATCGATGCCGTAGCTCAGATAACCAAGCAGGGTTTTGTTTATGTATTTGACCGAATTACTGGAAAATCGCTTTTTCCGATAAAAGAAATTCCTGTAGCTGCCTCAAAACTTCCAGGAGAAAAAGCCTGGCCTACTCAGCCAAGACCAACTTTGCCTTTGCCATTTGCGAGGCAATCCAATATTCTTACCGAAAAAGATATTTCGCCATATGCCGAAAACCGCAAAGAGCTGGTATCACTTTTTAAATCTTATAAAAAAGGCTGGTTTGATGCTCCAAGCCGTGAGGGAAACGTGATATTTCCGGGATATGATGGAGGAGGAGAATGGGGTGGAGCGGCTGTTGACCCCAAGGGTGTGATGTATGTAAACTCCAACGAAATGGCCTGGATTCAAGTAATGAAACCGGTTGAAAATACTTCAGGTTTACCAATGGGAGAAAAAACTTATAAAACCTATTGCCAAAGTTGCCATGAACAGGATATGGAAGGGAATGTGGAAAGTGGATACCCTTCTTTGATAAAAATTTCAAGCAAATATGATAAAAAAGCCATAATCAACCTTATCAATTCGGGTAAAGGCATGATGCCGGGTTTTGGTTTTGTTACCAAACAAGAGAAAGATGCATTGGTTGCATTTTTGTATAATGAAGAAAAGAAAGAGGTTGGAAACGCAACGCAACAACTCAGTAAAAAAGCGGGTATTAAATTTAGGATGACTGGTTATAATAAATTTCTGGATAACCGTGGTTTACCAGCCATCGCACCGCCATGGGGTACTCTTAATGCCATAGATCTCAATACAGGTAAAAAGCTTTGGAAAATACCGTTTGGTGACGAGCCACTTTTGATGAAAGAAGGAATTTACAATACAGGTACCGAAAACTACGGTGGGCCTGTAATAACCGCATCTGGCTTACTCATAATAGCAGCAACAAAAGATGCCAATCTGAGAGTTTTTGAAGCAAAAACCGGTAAGTTGCTTCTCAAGAAACCTCTCCCGGCCGCAGCCTTCGCTACTCCGGCTACTTATATGATCAACGGTAAGCAATACATCGCAATCGCCTGTGGTGGCACAAAGTTGGGTACTCCGAAGGGGAATAAATATGTTGCTTTTGCTGTGGAATAA
- a CDS encoding bifunctional precorrin-2 dehydrogenase/sirohydrochlorin ferrochelatase gives MNSLYPIFLKAENLRFLIVGGGNVGLEKLESLIKNSPGANITMVAPQIKDEIKNLCENHNLSLIFEKYHPNFLEGKDLVIVGTDDKNVNLQVQNDCKSAGILVNVADTPDLCDFYLSSVVSKGDLKIAISTNGKSPTFAKRIREMLEEILPENIQEILDNLQSIRNKLKGDFEYKVKKMNEITGAFKKSEGIED, from the coding sequence ATGAACAGCCTTTACCCAATTTTTTTAAAAGCCGAAAATTTAAGATTCCTCATTGTTGGTGGTGGGAATGTTGGGTTGGAGAAACTTGAGTCACTAATAAAAAATTCGCCTGGAGCAAATATTACGATGGTAGCTCCACAAATAAAAGATGAAATCAAGAATTTGTGTGAAAACCATAATTTGAGTTTGATTTTTGAAAAATACCATCCCAATTTTTTGGAAGGAAAGGATTTAGTGATAGTTGGGACTGACGACAAAAACGTTAATCTTCAGGTACAAAATGACTGTAAAAGTGCCGGAATTTTAGTCAATGTGGCCGATACTCCAGACCTTTGCGATTTTTATTTGAGCTCGGTGGTGAGTAAAGGCGACCTGAAAATCGCGATTTCTACCAATGGAAAATCGCCCACTTTTGCTAAGAGAATCAGAGAAATGCTGGAAGAAATCTTACCTGAAAACATTCAGGAAATCCTGGATAATCTTCAAAGCATCAGAAATAAGCTTAAAGGAGATTTTGAATATAAAGTAAAAAAAATGAATGAAATAACCGGAGCTTTCAAGAAATCTGAAGGCATCGAAGATTGA